In Candidatus Abyssobacteria bacterium SURF_5, a genomic segment contains:
- a CDS encoding DNA-binding response regulator yields MDDMAEIIKRRSVPAVLFFNLEIELTFCNKEASEIIHSLPDLYETIRNVALEVKNAAHGSPSRAPAAQQTAIYRGRHSALFAIRAFLVGAATDQEPGHIMALVENIIEKHSVDMEKARTRFRLTKRELEVLHLISDGLSNSQIAKKLFISEQTAKDHARNIMRKVGVNSRAALISALQI; encoded by the coding sequence ATGGATGATATGGCGGAAATAATCAAGAGACGCTCGGTGCCCGCCGTCCTTTTCTTCAATCTGGAAATCGAGCTAACCTTCTGCAATAAAGAGGCTTCAGAGATCATTCATTCCCTCCCCGATCTGTATGAAACGATCCGCAACGTCGCGCTTGAGGTAAAAAATGCCGCTCATGGGTCACCCTCCCGCGCTCCAGCCGCACAGCAAACCGCAATCTACCGGGGCCGCCATTCTGCTCTCTTCGCAATTCGCGCGTTCCTGGTAGGAGCCGCAACAGATCAGGAACCCGGCCATATCATGGCGCTCGTCGAGAATATCATAGAAAAGCATTCGGTCGATATGGAAAAAGCAAGAACGAGATTCCGTCTGACAAAACGGGAGCTCGAGGTGCTCCACCTGATCTCCGATGGGCTCAGCAACAGCCAGATCGCAAAGAAGCTGTTTATTAGCGAGCAGACTGCCAAGGATCACGCCCGCAACATCATGAGGAAAGTGGGCGTAAACTCGCGCGCGGCCCTCATTTCAGCGCTTCAAATCTGA